In Staphylococcus lloydii, the following proteins share a genomic window:
- a CDS encoding sugar porter family MFS transporter produces MGIKINKKLIFFLGALGGLLYGYDMGVISGALLFIKNDIPLNSFTEGLVVASMLVGAIFGSGASGPMSDKLGRRRVVFIIAIVYIVGALILALAPSMPVLVIGRLVIGLAVGGSTAIVPVYLSEMAPTEQRGSLSSLNQLMITIGILASYLINYAFTPIDGWRWMLGLAVIPSLILLIGVAFMPESPRWLLEHKSEQAARDVMKMTFNENEINKEIADMKEINRISESTWQVLKSPWLRPTLIIGSLFALFQQIIGINAIIYYAPSIFSKAGLGDATSILGTVGIGTVNVLITIVAIFIIDKIDRKKLLVIGNSGMVASLLIMAILIWMIGIQSSAWIIILCLTLFIIFFGFTWGPVLWVMLPELFPMRARGAATGFAALILSIGSLLVAQLFPILTDVLPVEQVFLIFAVIGIIALIFVIKYLPETRGRSLEEIEADLRSRTNATDANIK; encoded by the coding sequence ATGGGAATTAAAATAAACAAAAAATTGATTTTCTTTCTAGGCGCTCTAGGTGGTTTACTATATGGATATGATATGGGAGTTATATCCGGTGCTTTATTATTTATTAAAAATGATATTCCGCTCAATAGTTTTACTGAAGGCCTAGTCGTAGCTTCAATGTTAGTTGGGGCAATATTCGGTTCAGGCGCTAGTGGCCCAATGTCAGATAAGTTAGGACGTAGACGTGTCGTCTTTATTATTGCAATCGTCTATATTGTCGGTGCCCTTATTTTAGCGTTAGCACCTTCAATGCCAGTATTAGTTATTGGTCGTTTAGTTATAGGTCTAGCAGTCGGCGGTTCTACTGCTATCGTACCAGTTTACTTATCAGAAATGGCTCCTACAGAACAAAGGGGTTCATTAAGTTCATTAAACCAATTAATGATTACAATCGGTATTTTAGCTTCATATTTAATTAACTATGCATTTACACCAATCGATGGTTGGAGATGGATGTTAGGTTTAGCAGTAATCCCTTCACTGATACTATTAATCGGTGTAGCATTTATGCCTGAGAGTCCAAGATGGCTATTAGAACATAAAAGTGAACAAGCTGCTAGAGACGTCATGAAAATGACATTTAACGAAAATGAAATTAATAAAGAAATTGCTGATATGAAAGAAATAAATCGCATTTCTGAAAGTACATGGCAAGTTTTAAAATCTCCATGGTTACGCCCAACGCTAATCATTGGTTCACTCTTTGCCCTATTCCAGCAAATCATTGGTATTAATGCCATTATTTATTATGCACCTTCAATTTTTAGTAAAGCAGGATTAGGCGATGCAACTTCAATCTTAGGTACAGTTGGTATAGGTACCGTCAATGTACTTATTACTATCGTTGCAATATTTATTATCGACAAAATTGATCGTAAAAAGTTATTAGTTATCGGTAATAGTGGTATGGTTGCTTCATTACTAATTATGGCAATCTTAATTTGGATGATTGGTATTCAATCGTCTGCATGGATTATTATTTTATGTTTAACATTATTTATTATTTTCTTTGGTTTCACTTGGGGACCAGTATTATGGGTTATGTTACCAGAATTATTCCCTATGCGTGCACGTGGTGCCGCAACTGGTTTTGCAGCATTAATCTTATCAATCGGTAGTTTATTGGTAGCACAGTTATTCCCTATATTGACTGACGTTCTACCAGTTGAACAAGTCTTCTTAATCTTCGCAGTTATCGGTATTATAGCGTTAATATTTGTCATTAAATATTTACCTGAAACGAGAGGCCGTAGCTTAGAAGAAATTGAAGCTGACTTACGTTCAAGAACGAATGCAACTGACGCTAATATTAAATAA
- a CDS encoding acryloyl-CoA reductase — MTETFKAFVVDEQDGKVSSQFKDITIDDLPEGEVLIKVKYSGINYKDALATVDNNKIVRDYPMVPGIDLAGVVASSDSHAFEEGDEVIVTGFDLGISHYGGFSEYARVKEDWIVRLPKNLTLEEAMIYGTAGYTAGLAIETLEHNGLSIEDGKVLVRGASGGVGTLAVMMLNSIGFKVIASSGKTDAHDTLTSLGAKEVIDRINENDGKPLGSRTWAAAIDPVGGEGLAQILKHIDYNGSVATIGMTGGDKFTSSVFPFILRGINIFGIDSVYTKMKRRQLIWRRLATDLKPKQLHDIKQVITFDDIEQGIQNVLDHNNKGRIIIDFNN, encoded by the coding sequence AAGGAGAAGTATTAATAAAAGTTAAATATTCAGGTATTAATTATAAAGATGCATTAGCAACTGTAGATAACAATAAAATAGTCCGCGACTATCCAATGGTACCTGGCATTGACTTAGCAGGTGTAGTGGCTTCTTCAGACAGTCACGCTTTTGAAGAAGGCGACGAAGTAATCGTCACTGGATTCGATTTAGGCATTTCTCATTATGGTGGTTTCAGTGAATATGCCCGTGTAAAAGAAGATTGGATTGTTCGATTACCTAAAAATCTTACTTTAGAAGAAGCGATGATTTACGGTACAGCTGGTTACACTGCAGGTTTAGCGATTGAAACTTTAGAACATAACGGTTTATCTATTGAAGATGGAAAAGTATTAGTTCGCGGTGCCTCAGGAGGCGTTGGTACGCTAGCCGTTATGATGTTAAATTCAATCGGCTTTAAAGTTATCGCAAGTTCTGGCAAAACAGATGCACATGATACTTTAACTTCATTAGGTGCTAAAGAAGTCATTGACCGCATTAATGAAAATGATGGTAAACCACTCGGTTCTCGCACTTGGGCAGCAGCAATCGACCCAGTTGGTGGGGAAGGTTTAGCTCAAATCCTAAAACATATCGATTATAATGGTAGTGTTGCAACTATCGGTATGACTGGTGGCGATAAATTTACTAGTTCTGTATTTCCATTTATTTTAAGAGGTATTAACATCTTTGGTATTGATTCTGTTTATACTAAAATGAAGCGTCGCCAATTAATTTGGAGAAGACTTGCTACAGACTTAAAACCAAAACAACTACATGATATTAAACAAGTCATTACATTCGATGATATTGAACAAGGTATTCAAAACGTACTTGATCATAATAATAAAGGTAGAATTATTATAGACTTTAATAATTAA